A stretch of the Lactuca sativa cultivar Salinas chromosome 9, Lsat_Salinas_v11, whole genome shotgun sequence genome encodes the following:
- the LOC111889764 gene encoding uncharacterized protein LOC111889764, protein MKTAPQVILIFDKALATAITGGLQPNANSPLQISTESFDLSLARYGITGVRASGNITHFVDRNRVPQVSILVMQKYESPVLACAISEVLSSLAGEDKSNMPSLILPFILDSSKIKLERKNSPDESVYGIQIGPQTDMMQTLATRHEKAPSSMQIHHEQLSCVLQLVRVLKTPAFILIGQIGQHKSTTNDLEVICKIGETLASVSSLQFVKENITWNPNKVSKEHEKEPWRALYG, encoded by the exons ATGAAGACTGCTCCACAAGTAATCTTGATCTTCGACAAAGCCCTCGCCACCGCCATCACCGGCGGCCTTCAACCAAACGCCAACTCTCCTCTTCAAATTTC AACAGAGTCTTTCGATCTGTCACTAGCTCGATATGGAATCACCGGCGTCAGAGCTTCCGGAAACATCACTCACTTCGTTGATCGCAATAGAGTTCCTCAA GTTTCCATTTTGGTTATGCAAAAGTACGAATCTCCTGTATTGGCATGTGCCATTAGTGAAGTATTGTCATCATTAGCAGGAGAAGACAAGTCAAACATGCCTTCATTGATCCTTCCCTTCATTCTAGACTCGTCAAAGATTAAGCTGGAAAGAAAAAACTCGCCAGATGAATCTGTTTATGGCATCCAAATCGGCCCACAAACTGACATGATGCAAACCCTAGCTACCAGACATGAAAAGGCACCCTCATCGATGCAGATTCACCATGAACAGCTATCTTGTGTTCTTCAATTGGTCCGTGTCTTGAAGACACCAGCATTCATTCTCATTGGGCAAATTGGTCAACATAAAAGTACAACAAATGACCTTGAG GTGATTTGTAAAATAGGAGAAACTTTGGCTAGTGTTTCCTCCTTGCAATTTGTGAAAGAAAACATAACATGGAATCCAAACAAGGTGTCAAAAGAACATGAAAAAGAGCCATGGCGTGCTTTATACGGTTGA
- the LOC111889724 gene encoding uncharacterized protein LOC111889724 has protein sequence MASPVTAEEHSNTKSEEGTTAFHKKRSRRVSFAENTSVHIFDRDEETPPDANAPSSPYEDLGFSDRDAKLKQFFGNEEDDNEDDDTDELGPRSPFFRVVRSPSSGGSAIGSATSNDEDNFFGPVSAKFIKRDLSDSATSNGNHDQTMDSTSFSMHFNSIARSDSEADLKTSTGGDVDHLSFDEKTPTSSMLLTLNKKPNFQPDVSTSKFSIDSQSNDMSLVGEYHNKYDYGKLSISPASDAHIDLHVVSHISVLKSPLKDGKQFLANKENKSDIMDFSYVEDKTKNAFGINSSMESLIETQSSPNFKNMVFQADDIMEKENKSPLTGSITHFIDMQDHMLLNDDNLYKSPGTLTPFNQPSFLLTQKHGGSISSLEKSISKLRILEAFPFSAALNAKLENSNSKSLLGISKMNPLITLNKNNKSPQPNFNNIIGSKTVDTYSVLQNDSIAPLPVKNVESRKRKPEDMMTEKIARIKWSSRFLTETKLLSPSVDKMNLHAIDCLFDILEKLQMSKTYELLSNEIKSQTILHPSSNIQHKRAMETRLLLCKILHEKAKLQLMHVKQEKLLKNMQSLAFGIQESEALKLKYSPQNLLNHQVIHHQEGQINNEKVTTLNIAIKDTDKRIQDLIQAFHILKQETNPTDAVAFVNNHLMKKTQCQIIRKDLQLWVIEDLKSSKDYHYLVLNYLDLMTQRFTVISGVVTSVSVSYILNETNIVKNFKDMDALIAFRFVFNVGLSTQKHIDHTSLAYETQMNSSLLGNLVDVMEEIQLARIELKNLIHARFHVSLDKHLYLELYFFNSITRKKATVTLNTSCLKRGIYPSEILSCQMETQSQNSSSSSLSDEITAEIKHLKAGFLRILHLCKCISHLISLSR, from the exons ATGGCGTCGCCGGTGACCGCCGAAGAGCACTCTAACACGAAATCGGAGGAAGGAACCACGGCATTCCATAAGAAAAGGTCTCGGCGTGTGAGCTTTGCGGAGAATACCTCGGTTCACATATTTGATCGAGATGAAGAGACACCTCCGGACGCTAATGCTCCTAGCTCCCCCTACGAGGACCTAGGGTTTTCTGATCGAGATGCTAAGCTGAAGCAGTTTTTCGGAAACGAAGAAGACGACAACGAAGATGATGATACGGATGAACTCGGTCCAAGGAGTCCGTTTTTTCGGGTGGTTCGGTCACCGTCCTCCGGTGGAAGCGCTATTGGTTCCGCTACCTCCAACGATG AAGATAATTTTTTTGGTCCTGTATCTGCAAAATTTATTAAAAGAGATTTGTCAGACTCTGCCACATCAAATGGGAATCATGATCAAACCATGGACTCCACATCATTTTCAATGCATTTCAATAGCATTGCTAGATCAGACTCAGAAGCAGATTTGAAAACATCCACAGGGGGTGATGTTGATCACCTTTCGTTTGATGAGAAAACCCCAACAAGTTCCATGCTACTCACACTGAATAAGAAGCCAAATTTTCAACCTGATGTTTCTACCTCTAAATTCAGCATTGATTCTCAATCAAATGACATGAGTCTTGTTGGAGAATAtcacaataagtatgactatgggAAGTTATCAATATCACCTGCATCTGATGCACACATTGATTTGCATGTGGTCTCCCATATTTCTGTGCTAAAGTCACCTCTTAAAGATGGAAAACAGTTTTTAGCAAACAAGGAAAACAAGTCTGATATCATGGATTTTAGTTATGTGGAAGATAAGACCAAGAATGCATTTGGTATCAACTCAAGCATGGAATCTTTGATTGAAACTCAAAGTTCTCCAAATTTCAAGAATATGGTTTTTCAAGCAGATGATATCATGGAAAAGGAAAACAAATCTCCTTTAACAGGATCAATAACACATTTCATTGATATGCAAGATCACATGCTTTTAAATGATGATAACCTATATAAATCTCCAGGAACTTTGACTCCTTTTAATCAACCGAGTTTTCTTCTAACCCAAAAACATGGTGGAAGTATTTCATCCTTGGAGAAAAGCATTTCTAAACTAAGAATCCTAGAGGCCTTTCCCTTTTCTGCTGCTTTGAATGCTAAACTTGAAAATTCAAATTCCAAATCTTTACTTGGCATTTCCAAGATGAATCCCTTGATTACTTTGAACAAAAACAACAAATCTCCTCAACCCAATTTTAACAACATTATTGGGAGTAAGACTGTGGACACGTACAGTGTGTTGCAAAATGACAGCATTGCCCCTTTGCCTGTGAAAAATGTAGAGTCTAGAAAAAGAAAACCAGAAGATATGATGACTGAGAAAATTGCTAGAATCAAGTGGAGTTCAAGATTCTTAACAGAAACAAAACTTCTTTCACCTTCAGTTGATAAGATGAATTTGCATgcg ATTGATTGTTTGTTTGATATTCTGGAGAAGCTTCAGATGTCAAAAACATATGAGCTTCTTTCTAATGAAATTAAGTCTCAG ACCATTCTACATCCTTCTTCTAATATTCAACACAAAAG AGCAATGGAAACAAGATTGCTACTGTGCAAAATTTTGCATGAGAAAGCAAAGTTGCAGCTAATGCATGTGAAACAAGAGAAATTACTG AAAAATATGCAATCACTTGCTTTTGGAATTCAAGAATCTGAAGCATTGAAGTTGAAATATTCACCTCAAAATCTACTAAATCATCAAGTTATTCATCACCAAGAG GGACAAATTAACAATGAGAAAGTGACTACATTGAATATAGCAATAAAAGATACAGATAAAAGAATTCAAGACTTGATACAAGCTTTTCACATATTGAAACAAGAAACTAACCCTACTGATGCTGTTGCATTTGTTAATAATCATTTGATgaaaaaaacacagtgtcaaatcaTACGCAAGGATTTACAG CTTTGGGTTATAGAAGATTTAAAAAGTAGCAAAGATTATCATTATCTTGTTCTTAACTACCTTGACCTAATGACTCAAAGGTTCACAGTTATTTCTGGTGTAGTTACAAGCGTATCTGTTTCCTATATATTAAATGAAACGAATATAGTTAAG AATTTCAAAGATATGGATGCTTTAATTGCATTTCGATTTGTCTTTAATGTTGGATTATCAACACAAAAACATATTGATCATACAAGTTTAGCATATGAAACCCAA atgAATAGTTCTCTTTTGGGCAATTTGGTTGATGTGATGGAGGAAATACAACTTGCAAGAATAGAACTAAAGAACCTGATTCATGCAAGATTCCACGTATCCTTGG acaAACACCTCTATCTGGAGCTTTACTTCTTTAATTCAATCACCCGAAAAAAGGCAACAGTAACTCTAAACACTTCATGTTTAAAAAG GGGTATCTACCCATCCGAGATTCTCTCATGTCAGATGGAAACCCAGTCACaaaattcatcttcttcatcactttCAGATGAAATTACAGCTGAAATCAAACATCTCAAAGCGGGATTTTTAAGGATTTTACACTTATGTAAATGCATATCACATCTAATCAGCCTTTCaaggtaa